One window of Erinaceus europaeus chromosome 6, mEriEur2.1, whole genome shotgun sequence genomic DNA carries:
- the RAN gene encoding GTP-binding nuclear protein Ran — protein sequence MAAQGEPQVQFKLVLVGDGGTGKTTFVKRHLTGEFEKKYVATLGVEVHPLVFHTNRGPIKFNVWDTAGQEKFGGLRDGYYIQAQCAIIMFDVTSRVTYKNVPNWHRDLVRVCENIPIVLCGNKVDIKDRKVKAKSIVFHRKKNLQYYDISAKSNYNFEKPFLWLARKLIGDPNLEFVAMPALAPPEVVMDPALAAQYERDLEVAQTTALPDEDDDL from the exons ATGGCGGCGCAGGGGGAACCGCAGGTCCAGTTCAAG CTCGTCCTGGTCGGCGACGGCGGCACCGGCAAGACCACGTTCGTCAAGCGCCACCTGACCGGCGAGTTCGAGAAGAAGTATGTCG CCACCCTGGGCGTGGAGGTGCACCCCCTCGTGTTCCACACCAACCGGGGGCCCATCAAGTTCAACGTGTGGGACACGGCCGGGCAGGAGAAGTTCGGGGGCCTGAGGGACGGCTACTACATCCAAG CCCAGTGTGCCATCATCATGTTCGACGTGACATCGAGAGTCACCTACAAGAACGTGCCCAACTGGCACAGAGACCTGGTGCGAGTGTGTGAGAACATCCCTATCGTGCTGTGTGGCAACAAGGTGGACATCAAGGACAGGAAAGTCAAGGCAAAGTCCATCGTCTTCCACCGGAAGAAGAATCTCCAG TACTACGACATTTCTGCTAAAAGCAACTACAACTTTGAGAAGCCCTTCCTCTGGCTGGCGAGGAAACTGATCGGAGACCCTAACCTGGAGTTCGTCGCCATGCCCGCCCTGGCGCCCCCGGAGGTGGTCATGGACCCGGCTTTGGCGGCACAGTATGAGCGCGACTTGGAG GTCGCTCAGACGACTGCTCTCCCGGACGAGGACGACGACCTGTGA